One segment of Coffea arabica cultivar ET-39 chromosome 7c, Coffea Arabica ET-39 HiFi, whole genome shotgun sequence DNA contains the following:
- the LOC113699328 gene encoding E3 ubiquitin-protein ligase RGLG3 isoform X1, with product MISESGSSPPHVWSVLMADILVKILLMGNTESTSGDTSRDFPHEASGYAGNPVDPSYQHQHPIYAGNPVDTKYQQQPPASATSSLNSNNQRKHRPTYIADNFNSLEEVVTALREEGLESSNLILGIDFTQSNEWTGKYSFNRRSLHAMGTTPNPYQQAISIIGRTLSPFDEDNLIPCIGFGDASTHDQHVFSFYPDHRPCHGFEEALARYKEIVPHLKLSGPTSFAPIIDSAVDIVERSNGQYHVLVIIADGQVTRSSNTPHGRFSRQEQATINSIVAASEYPLSIILVGVGDGPWDEMQQFDDNIPQRAFDNFQFVNFTKIMSEHTNMAKREASFALAALMEIPFQYRAALSLPFNENSGGPRSRVLPPPREVIDHDNSLKSSPHVTSFEPVDHGPPADQVCPICLTNPKDMAFGCGHLTCKDCGITISTCPLCREPIKTRIRLYG from the exons ATGATAAGCGAGTCCGGCAGTAGTCCTCCTCATGTTTGGTCAGTCTTGATGGCTGATATTTTAG TAAAAATTTTGTTGATGGGAAATACAGAATCAACTTCTGGTGACACATCTCGAGACTTTCCACATGAAGCCTCCGGATATGCTGGAAATCCAGTTGATCCTAGTTATCAACACCAACATCCAATCTATGCTGGAAATCCAGTGGACACTAAATATCAGCAGCAGCCACCAGCATCTGCAACAAGTTCATTGAACAGTAACAACCAGAGGAAGCATCGACCAACCTATATAGCTGATAACTTCAATTCACTAGAAGAG GTGGTTACTGCATTAAGAGAAGAAGGCCTCGAATCATCAAATTTAATTCTGGGAATTGATTTTACACAGAGTAATGAGTGGACAG GAAAGTATTCATTCAACAGGAGAAGCCTTCATGCAATGGGCACTACACCTAATCCATATCAGCAAGCTATCTCCATCATTGGGCGGACATTATCACCTTTTGATGAAGATAATTTGATACCTTGTATCGGATTTGGGGATG CATCCACACATGATCAGCATGTGTTCAGCTTTTACCCTGACCATCGACCTTGCCACGGATTTGAAGAAGCTCTTGCAAGATATAAAGAGATTGTGCCTCACCTAAAGTTATCAG GTCCAACATCCTTTGCACCAATAATTGATTCTGCAGTTGATATTGTAGAGAGAAGCAATGGGCAATATCATGTCCTTGTAATTATTGCTGATGGACAG GTTACTAGGAGTTCCAATACACCACATGGAAGGTTTAGTCGACAAGAGCAGGCAACTATTAATTCTATAGTTGCTGCAAG TGAATATCCTCTTTCAATCATTCTTGTTGGTGTCGGGGATGGACCTTGGGATGAAATGCAACAATTTGATGACAACATTCCTCAACGTGCTTTTGACAATTTTCAG TTTGTgaacttcacaaaaatcatgTCCGAGCACACCAATATGGCAAAAAGAGAGGCATCATTTGCATTAGCTGCTCTGATGGAAATTCCTTTCCAATACAGAGCTGCCCTAAGCCTACCATTCAATGA AAATTCTGGAGGTCCCAGAAGTAGGGTACTCCCTCCTCCACGTGAAGTTATAGATCATGATAATTCTTTAAAATCATCCCCACATGTGACAAGCTTTGAACCAGTTGACCATGGACCTCCAGCAGATCAA GTTTGCCCAATATGCTTGACAAATCCGAAGGATATGGCTTTTGGATGTGGACATCTG ACATGCAAGGATTGTGGCATCACCATATCGACGTGCCCCTTGTGCCGGGAGCCCATCAAAACTCGCATAAGACTCTATGGTTGA
- the LOC113699328 gene encoding E3 ubiquitin-protein ligase RGLG3 isoform X2 has translation MPVFCYLKILLMGNTESTSGDTSRDFPHEASGYAGNPVDPSYQHQHPIYAGNPVDTKYQQQPPASATSSLNSNNQRKHRPTYIADNFNSLEEVVTALREEGLESSNLILGIDFTQSNEWTGKYSFNRRSLHAMGTTPNPYQQAISIIGRTLSPFDEDNLIPCIGFGDASTHDQHVFSFYPDHRPCHGFEEALARYKEIVPHLKLSGPTSFAPIIDSAVDIVERSNGQYHVLVIIADGQVTRSSNTPHGRFSRQEQATINSIVAASEYPLSIILVGVGDGPWDEMQQFDDNIPQRAFDNFQFVNFTKIMSEHTNMAKREASFALAALMEIPFQYRAALSLPFNENSGGPRSRVLPPPREVIDHDNSLKSSPHVTSFEPVDHGPPADQVCPICLTNPKDMAFGCGHLTCKDCGITISTCPLCREPIKTRIRLYG, from the exons ATGCCTGTGTTCTGCTATT TAAAAATTTTGTTGATGGGAAATACAGAATCAACTTCTGGTGACACATCTCGAGACTTTCCACATGAAGCCTCCGGATATGCTGGAAATCCAGTTGATCCTAGTTATCAACACCAACATCCAATCTATGCTGGAAATCCAGTGGACACTAAATATCAGCAGCAGCCACCAGCATCTGCAACAAGTTCATTGAACAGTAACAACCAGAGGAAGCATCGACCAACCTATATAGCTGATAACTTCAATTCACTAGAAGAG GTGGTTACTGCATTAAGAGAAGAAGGCCTCGAATCATCAAATTTAATTCTGGGAATTGATTTTACACAGAGTAATGAGTGGACAG GAAAGTATTCATTCAACAGGAGAAGCCTTCATGCAATGGGCACTACACCTAATCCATATCAGCAAGCTATCTCCATCATTGGGCGGACATTATCACCTTTTGATGAAGATAATTTGATACCTTGTATCGGATTTGGGGATG CATCCACACATGATCAGCATGTGTTCAGCTTTTACCCTGACCATCGACCTTGCCACGGATTTGAAGAAGCTCTTGCAAGATATAAAGAGATTGTGCCTCACCTAAAGTTATCAG GTCCAACATCCTTTGCACCAATAATTGATTCTGCAGTTGATATTGTAGAGAGAAGCAATGGGCAATATCATGTCCTTGTAATTATTGCTGATGGACAG GTTACTAGGAGTTCCAATACACCACATGGAAGGTTTAGTCGACAAGAGCAGGCAACTATTAATTCTATAGTTGCTGCAAG TGAATATCCTCTTTCAATCATTCTTGTTGGTGTCGGGGATGGACCTTGGGATGAAATGCAACAATTTGATGACAACATTCCTCAACGTGCTTTTGACAATTTTCAG TTTGTgaacttcacaaaaatcatgTCCGAGCACACCAATATGGCAAAAAGAGAGGCATCATTTGCATTAGCTGCTCTGATGGAAATTCCTTTCCAATACAGAGCTGCCCTAAGCCTACCATTCAATGA AAATTCTGGAGGTCCCAGAAGTAGGGTACTCCCTCCTCCACGTGAAGTTATAGATCATGATAATTCTTTAAAATCATCCCCACATGTGACAAGCTTTGAACCAGTTGACCATGGACCTCCAGCAGATCAA GTTTGCCCAATATGCTTGACAAATCCGAAGGATATGGCTTTTGGATGTGGACATCTG ACATGCAAGGATTGTGGCATCACCATATCGACGTGCCCCTTGTGCCGGGAGCCCATCAAAACTCGCATAAGACTCTATGGTTGA
- the LOC113699328 gene encoding E3 ubiquitin-protein ligase RGLG3 isoform X3 codes for MGNTESTSGDTSRDFPHEASGYAGNPVDPSYQHQHPIYAGNPVDTKYQQQPPASATSSLNSNNQRKHRPTYIADNFNSLEEVVTALREEGLESSNLILGIDFTQSNEWTGKYSFNRRSLHAMGTTPNPYQQAISIIGRTLSPFDEDNLIPCIGFGDASTHDQHVFSFYPDHRPCHGFEEALARYKEIVPHLKLSGPTSFAPIIDSAVDIVERSNGQYHVLVIIADGQVTRSSNTPHGRFSRQEQATINSIVAASEYPLSIILVGVGDGPWDEMQQFDDNIPQRAFDNFQFVNFTKIMSEHTNMAKREASFALAALMEIPFQYRAALSLPFNENSGGPRSRVLPPPREVIDHDNSLKSSPHVTSFEPVDHGPPADQVCPICLTNPKDMAFGCGHLTCKDCGITISTCPLCREPIKTRIRLYG; via the exons ATGGGAAATACAGAATCAACTTCTGGTGACACATCTCGAGACTTTCCACATGAAGCCTCCGGATATGCTGGAAATCCAGTTGATCCTAGTTATCAACACCAACATCCAATCTATGCTGGAAATCCAGTGGACACTAAATATCAGCAGCAGCCACCAGCATCTGCAACAAGTTCATTGAACAGTAACAACCAGAGGAAGCATCGACCAACCTATATAGCTGATAACTTCAATTCACTAGAAGAG GTGGTTACTGCATTAAGAGAAGAAGGCCTCGAATCATCAAATTTAATTCTGGGAATTGATTTTACACAGAGTAATGAGTGGACAG GAAAGTATTCATTCAACAGGAGAAGCCTTCATGCAATGGGCACTACACCTAATCCATATCAGCAAGCTATCTCCATCATTGGGCGGACATTATCACCTTTTGATGAAGATAATTTGATACCTTGTATCGGATTTGGGGATG CATCCACACATGATCAGCATGTGTTCAGCTTTTACCCTGACCATCGACCTTGCCACGGATTTGAAGAAGCTCTTGCAAGATATAAAGAGATTGTGCCTCACCTAAAGTTATCAG GTCCAACATCCTTTGCACCAATAATTGATTCTGCAGTTGATATTGTAGAGAGAAGCAATGGGCAATATCATGTCCTTGTAATTATTGCTGATGGACAG GTTACTAGGAGTTCCAATACACCACATGGAAGGTTTAGTCGACAAGAGCAGGCAACTATTAATTCTATAGTTGCTGCAAG TGAATATCCTCTTTCAATCATTCTTGTTGGTGTCGGGGATGGACCTTGGGATGAAATGCAACAATTTGATGACAACATTCCTCAACGTGCTTTTGACAATTTTCAG TTTGTgaacttcacaaaaatcatgTCCGAGCACACCAATATGGCAAAAAGAGAGGCATCATTTGCATTAGCTGCTCTGATGGAAATTCCTTTCCAATACAGAGCTGCCCTAAGCCTACCATTCAATGA AAATTCTGGAGGTCCCAGAAGTAGGGTACTCCCTCCTCCACGTGAAGTTATAGATCATGATAATTCTTTAAAATCATCCCCACATGTGACAAGCTTTGAACCAGTTGACCATGGACCTCCAGCAGATCAA GTTTGCCCAATATGCTTGACAAATCCGAAGGATATGGCTTTTGGATGTGGACATCTG ACATGCAAGGATTGTGGCATCACCATATCGACGTGCCCCTTGTGCCGGGAGCCCATCAAAACTCGCATAAGACTCTATGGTTGA